A genomic window from Pungitius pungitius chromosome 12, fPunPun2.1, whole genome shotgun sequence includes:
- the LOC119221033 gene encoding methionine-R-sulfoxide reductase B1-A-like, whose translation MSFCSFFGGEVYKDHFKPGVYVCSKCDHQLFTSRSKYEHSSPWPAFTETVREDSVSKHEERPGAYKVRCGKCGNGLGHEFVNDGPARGVSRFUIFSSSLKFIPKDKVDEQ comes from the exons ATGTCGTTTTGTAGTTTTTTCGGCGGAGAGGTCTATAAAGACCACTTTAAACCAG GAGTTTATGTCTGCTCCAAGTGTGATCACCAGCTGTTCACCAGCCGCTCCAAGTACGAGCACTCGTCCCCCTGGCCTGCCTTCACAGAGACCGTCCGTGAGGACAGCGTGTCCAAGCACGAGGAGAGACCGGGGGCATATAAG GTGCGATGTGGGAAGTGTGGAAATGGACTAGGCCACGAGTTTGTGAATGATGGGCCAGCCAGAGGCGTGTCTCGCTTCTGAATATTCAGCAGCTCCCTGAAGTTCATCCCTAAAG ATAAGGTGGATGAACAGTAA
- the LOC119221024 gene encoding testis-expressed protein 2-like isoform X1, whose amino-acid sequence MELDLSLSHHSQPSFLHQSPSSPGSLAALSASSADPLVGTNLVKSSSTDLKPREGGSLRGKPLLSLVKSLSTEISRRVEPEVNLSKSDSKLHLHPWKQLSHPKTPDVRPAADGLNEGDDRASPPAEPCGSSLIAELEDTRRKFSEAMQDPLSMLSKIMGDESSGRTSAATDSPSSQGSCGRDSPSEDADLRCRRRAEGELRGAFDTPPRGLPGGSLTGSPVSLERHLEICTNGDAKQAPEVQSATHPRTNTQPRVLVAGSSLPLHWLVPVGLLAYGFFVLPLPSYVTGLSAGVACGFFLGLVVVFAFAPRRPSARTNNSLGKTRHPNVEPPDGEPTDPEILEGWMNETHGYDPETFHPSVTHSVYVTLEGGQLRLAYPRANVPRWAAFGDTPHEAVFLRYRTYSLANCKVSLLPPGLARKRIWNKKYPVCVTLAEGEVGKESSVEGKEEEEEEEEEEEVRAERHVVPDHHLPVTLYLFGRTGREKEEWFQHFLSASRAEARSSVSGEENVETQCADDATREGPEELLDFPGGLKTRTLLEYGTYMAQVIGPQSCSPTLSPCHSDKGSPTARTKTRDEEHGSGGEAGEELCAGSVPEERPAGGQPTWVNSMVGRIFWDFLREKYWTNLVAQKIQKKLSKIKLPYFMNELTLADLDMGTCLPQVLSTSTPKLDRRGLWLELEVVYTGCLQMTLQTNMNLCKLGKDGEDESPSVLETQQMGFKPRLYALADSDEESSSPGSSDEEEAPPFEHHVFLGEKSTVVAADGHSGSSTSRKILRFVDKIAKSKYFQKATENEFIRKKIAEVSNVPLILSVEVLELSGTLAVNVPPPPTDRIWYSFREPPRLELHVRPALGEREVTFTHVTEWIERKLQCEFQKVLVMPNMDDLYLPLMTSGLENPPVSHQSSVHSSSHQSSTESQEYLSE is encoded by the exons ATGGAATTGGACCTGAGCCTAAGTCACCACTCCCAGCCTTCCTTTCTGCATCAGTCCCCCTCGTCCCCGGGCTCGTTAGCGGCTCTGTCAGCATCATCGGCAGACCCGCTTGTCGGCACCAACCTCGTCAAATCTTCCTCCACGGACCTGAAGCCCCGGGAGGGCGGCTCCCTGCGGGGCAAACCTCTCCTCAGCCTGGTCAAGTCTCTGAGCACCGAGATTTCCCGCCGCGTCGAGCCGGAGGTCAACCTCTCCAAGTCCGACTCCAAGCTGCATCTGCATCCCTGGAAGCAGCTCAGCCACCCAAAAACCCCAGATGTCAGACCTGCGGCAGATGGGCTGAACGAGGGGGACGACCGGGCGTCGCCTCCCGCTGAGCCTTGCGGCAGCTCGCTGATCGCTGAGCTGGAGGACACGCGGAGAAAGTTCTCCGAGGCCATGCAGGATCCACTGAGCATGCTGAGTAAGATCATGGGGGACGAAAGCTCCGGCAGGACTTCTGCTGCCACAGACTCGCCGTCCTCCCAGGGTAGCTGTGGAAGAGACAGCCCCAGCGAGGATGCGGACCTCAGGTGCCGAAGAAGGGCTGAAGGTGAGCTCAGAGGTGCGTTTGACACACCGCCGAGGGGACTCCCTGGGGGCTCCTTGACAGGATCTCCCGTCTCGCTGGAACGCCATTTAGAAATCTGCACTAACGGAGATGCGAAACAGGCGCCGGAGGTCCAGAGTGCGACACACCCTAGAACCAACACCCAGCCTCGGGTCCTCGTGGCGGGTTCGTCGCTGCCTCTGCACTGGCTCGTCCCCGTGGGCCTCCTGGCGTATGGCTTCTTTGTGTTGCCCCTGCCCTCCTATGTGACGGGCCTGTCCGCGGGGGTCGCATGTGGATTCTTTTTGGGCCTGGTGGTGGTGTTCGCCTTTGCTCCGCGGCGCCCGTCGGCCAGAACCAACAACAGTTTGGGCAAAACCAGGCACCCCAACGTGGAGCCACCAGACGGAGAGCCCACAGACCCGGAAATCCTGGAG GGATGGATGAATGAGACACATGGCTACGACCCTGAGACCTTCCACCCCTCCGTCACACACTCGGTCTACGTCACCCTGGAGGGCGGCCAGCTGCGCCTGGCGTACCCGCGCGCCAACGTGCCCCGCTGGGCGGCGTTCGGCGACACGCCCCACGAGGCCGTGTTTTTGCGTTATCGCACTTACTCGCTGGCTAACTGTAAG GTGTCTCTGTTGCCGCCCGGTTTGGCTCGCAAGAGGATCTGGAACAAGAAGTACCCCGTCTGCGTCACTCTGGCCGAGGGGGAGGTCGGGAAGGAGAGTTCGGtcgaagggaaggaggaggaggaggaggaggaggaggaggaggaggtaagaGCAGAGAGACACGTGGTCCCGGACCACCATCTTCCTGTCACCTTGTACCTGTTTGGCCGCAcgggaagagagaaggaggagtggttccagcacttcctgtctgcctcCCGGGCTGAAGCCCGGAGCAGTGTGAGCGGGGAGGAGAACGTAG AAACACAGTGCGCTGACGACGCTACGAGAGAAGGCCCAGAGGAGCTGCTCGATTTCCCCGGGGGGCTAAAAACAAGGACGCTGTTGGAGTATGGCACCTACATGGCTCAAGTGATTGGCCCGCAGAGCTGCAGTCCCACCCTCAGCCCCTGCCACAGTGACAAAGGAAGCCCCACAGCCCGCACAAAG ACTCGTGATGAAGAGCATGGATCTGGAGGTGAAGCGGGAGAGGAGCTCTGTGCGGGTTCAGTGCCAGAGGAACGTCCGGCGGGGGGGCAGCCCACCTGGGTGAACTCCATGGTGGGACGGATCTTCTGGGACTTTCTGCGGGAAAAGTACTGGACCAATCTGGTGGCACAAAAGATCCAGAAGAAACTCAGCAAGATCAAG TTGCCGTACTTCATGAACGAGCTGACGCTGGCAGATCTGGACATGGGCACATGTCTACCTCAAGTCCTCAGCACCTCCACACCGAAACTCGACCGCAGAG GCCTGTggctggagctggaggtggTGTACACAGGCTGCCTTCAGATGACCCTGCAGACTAACATGAACCTGTGTAAACTGGGTAAAGATGGAGAAGACGAGTCTCCCAGCGTCCTAGAGACGCAGCAAATGGG ctttaagCCCAGGCTGTATGCTCTGGCTGACAGTGATGAAGAATCATCCAGCCCAGGCTCGTCCGATGAAGAGGAAGCCCCCCCATTTGAGCACCATGTGTTTCTAGGGGAGAAGAGCACAGTAGTAGCAGCTGACGG GCACTCTGGTAGCAGCACAAGTAGGAAGATCTTGAGATTTGTGGACAAGATAGCAAAGTCCAAGTACTTCCAGAAAGCTACCGAAAACGAGTTCATCAGGAAGAAGATAGCTGAGGTGTCTAATGTGCCTCTGATACTCAGCGTCGAGGTCCTGGAGCTCTCTGGCACTCTGGCCGTCAACGTACCGCCTCCACCTACTGACAGGATATG GTACAGTTTCCGGGAGCCTCCCAGGTTAGAGCTTCATGTGCGACCCGCGCTCGGGGAGAGGGAGGTCACCTTCACTCACGTCACTGAGTGGATCGAGAGAAAACTGCAGTGTGAGTTCCAG AAAGTGCTTGTGATGCCCAATATGGATGACCTGTATCTACCTCTGATGACATCCGGCCTGGAAAACCCACCCGTTTCCCATCAATCCTCTGTCCATTCCTCATCCCACCAGTCCTCCACCGAGTCCCAGGAGTACCTGTCAGAGTAG
- the LOC119221024 gene encoding testis-expressed protein 2-like isoform X2 has protein sequence MELDLSLSHHSQPSFLHQSPSSPGSLAALSASSADPLVGTNLVKSSSTDLKPREGGSLRGKPLLSLVKSLSTEISRRVEPEVNLSKSDSKLHLHPWKQLSHPKTPDVRPAADGLNEGDDRASPPAEPCGSSLIAELEDTRRKFSEAMQDPLSMLSKIMGDESSGRTSAATDSPSSQGSCGRDSPSEDADLRCRRRAEGELRGAFDTPPRGLPGGSLTGSPVSLERHLEICTNGDAKQAPEVQSATHPRTNTQPRVLVAGSSLPLHWLVPVGLLAYGFFVLPLPSYVTGLSAGVACGFFLGLVVVFAFAPRRPSARTNNSLGKTRHPNVEPPDGEPTDPEILEGWMNETHGYDPETFHPSVTHSVYVTLEGGQLRLAYPRANVPRWAAFGDTPHEAVFLRYRTYSLANCKVSLLPPGLARKRIWNKKYPVCVTLAEGEVGKESSVEGKEEEEEEEEEEEVRAERHVVPDHHLPVTLYLFGRTGREKEEWFQHFLSASRAEARSSVSGEENVETQCADDATREGPEELLDFPGGLKTRTLLEYGTYMAQVIGPQSCSPTLSPCHSDKGSPTARTKTRDEEHGSGGEAGEELCAGSVPEERPAGGQPTWVNSMVGRIFWDFLREKYWTNLVAQKIQKKLSKIKLPYFMNELTLADLDMGTCLPQVLSTSTPKLDRRGLWLELEVVYTGCLQMTLQTNMNLCKLGKDGEDESPSVLETQQMGFKPRLYALADSDEESSSPGSSDEEEAPPFEHHVFLGEKSTVVAADGSTSRKILRFVDKIAKSKYFQKATENEFIRKKIAEVSNVPLILSVEVLELSGTLAVNVPPPPTDRIWYSFREPPRLELHVRPALGEREVTFTHVTEWIERKLQCEFQKVLVMPNMDDLYLPLMTSGLENPPVSHQSSVHSSSHQSSTESQEYLSE, from the exons ATGGAATTGGACCTGAGCCTAAGTCACCACTCCCAGCCTTCCTTTCTGCATCAGTCCCCCTCGTCCCCGGGCTCGTTAGCGGCTCTGTCAGCATCATCGGCAGACCCGCTTGTCGGCACCAACCTCGTCAAATCTTCCTCCACGGACCTGAAGCCCCGGGAGGGCGGCTCCCTGCGGGGCAAACCTCTCCTCAGCCTGGTCAAGTCTCTGAGCACCGAGATTTCCCGCCGCGTCGAGCCGGAGGTCAACCTCTCCAAGTCCGACTCCAAGCTGCATCTGCATCCCTGGAAGCAGCTCAGCCACCCAAAAACCCCAGATGTCAGACCTGCGGCAGATGGGCTGAACGAGGGGGACGACCGGGCGTCGCCTCCCGCTGAGCCTTGCGGCAGCTCGCTGATCGCTGAGCTGGAGGACACGCGGAGAAAGTTCTCCGAGGCCATGCAGGATCCACTGAGCATGCTGAGTAAGATCATGGGGGACGAAAGCTCCGGCAGGACTTCTGCTGCCACAGACTCGCCGTCCTCCCAGGGTAGCTGTGGAAGAGACAGCCCCAGCGAGGATGCGGACCTCAGGTGCCGAAGAAGGGCTGAAGGTGAGCTCAGAGGTGCGTTTGACACACCGCCGAGGGGACTCCCTGGGGGCTCCTTGACAGGATCTCCCGTCTCGCTGGAACGCCATTTAGAAATCTGCACTAACGGAGATGCGAAACAGGCGCCGGAGGTCCAGAGTGCGACACACCCTAGAACCAACACCCAGCCTCGGGTCCTCGTGGCGGGTTCGTCGCTGCCTCTGCACTGGCTCGTCCCCGTGGGCCTCCTGGCGTATGGCTTCTTTGTGTTGCCCCTGCCCTCCTATGTGACGGGCCTGTCCGCGGGGGTCGCATGTGGATTCTTTTTGGGCCTGGTGGTGGTGTTCGCCTTTGCTCCGCGGCGCCCGTCGGCCAGAACCAACAACAGTTTGGGCAAAACCAGGCACCCCAACGTGGAGCCACCAGACGGAGAGCCCACAGACCCGGAAATCCTGGAG GGATGGATGAATGAGACACATGGCTACGACCCTGAGACCTTCCACCCCTCCGTCACACACTCGGTCTACGTCACCCTGGAGGGCGGCCAGCTGCGCCTGGCGTACCCGCGCGCCAACGTGCCCCGCTGGGCGGCGTTCGGCGACACGCCCCACGAGGCCGTGTTTTTGCGTTATCGCACTTACTCGCTGGCTAACTGTAAG GTGTCTCTGTTGCCGCCCGGTTTGGCTCGCAAGAGGATCTGGAACAAGAAGTACCCCGTCTGCGTCACTCTGGCCGAGGGGGAGGTCGGGAAGGAGAGTTCGGtcgaagggaaggaggaggaggaggaggaggaggaggaggaggaggtaagaGCAGAGAGACACGTGGTCCCGGACCACCATCTTCCTGTCACCTTGTACCTGTTTGGCCGCAcgggaagagagaaggaggagtggttccagcacttcctgtctgcctcCCGGGCTGAAGCCCGGAGCAGTGTGAGCGGGGAGGAGAACGTAG AAACACAGTGCGCTGACGACGCTACGAGAGAAGGCCCAGAGGAGCTGCTCGATTTCCCCGGGGGGCTAAAAACAAGGACGCTGTTGGAGTATGGCACCTACATGGCTCAAGTGATTGGCCCGCAGAGCTGCAGTCCCACCCTCAGCCCCTGCCACAGTGACAAAGGAAGCCCCACAGCCCGCACAAAG ACTCGTGATGAAGAGCATGGATCTGGAGGTGAAGCGGGAGAGGAGCTCTGTGCGGGTTCAGTGCCAGAGGAACGTCCGGCGGGGGGGCAGCCCACCTGGGTGAACTCCATGGTGGGACGGATCTTCTGGGACTTTCTGCGGGAAAAGTACTGGACCAATCTGGTGGCACAAAAGATCCAGAAGAAACTCAGCAAGATCAAG TTGCCGTACTTCATGAACGAGCTGACGCTGGCAGATCTGGACATGGGCACATGTCTACCTCAAGTCCTCAGCACCTCCACACCGAAACTCGACCGCAGAG GCCTGTggctggagctggaggtggTGTACACAGGCTGCCTTCAGATGACCCTGCAGACTAACATGAACCTGTGTAAACTGGGTAAAGATGGAGAAGACGAGTCTCCCAGCGTCCTAGAGACGCAGCAAATGGG ctttaagCCCAGGCTGTATGCTCTGGCTGACAGTGATGAAGAATCATCCAGCCCAGGCTCGTCCGATGAAGAGGAAGCCCCCCCATTTGAGCACCATGTGTTTCTAGGGGAGAAGAGCACAGTAGTAGCAGCTGACGG CAGCACAAGTAGGAAGATCTTGAGATTTGTGGACAAGATAGCAAAGTCCAAGTACTTCCAGAAAGCTACCGAAAACGAGTTCATCAGGAAGAAGATAGCTGAGGTGTCTAATGTGCCTCTGATACTCAGCGTCGAGGTCCTGGAGCTCTCTGGCACTCTGGCCGTCAACGTACCGCCTCCACCTACTGACAGGATATG GTACAGTTTCCGGGAGCCTCCCAGGTTAGAGCTTCATGTGCGACCCGCGCTCGGGGAGAGGGAGGTCACCTTCACTCACGTCACTGAGTGGATCGAGAGAAAACTGCAGTGTGAGTTCCAG AAAGTGCTTGTGATGCCCAATATGGATGACCTGTATCTACCTCTGATGACATCCGGCCTGGAAAACCCACCCGTTTCCCATCAATCCTCTGTCCATTCCTCATCCCACCAGTCCTCCACCGAGTCCCAGGAGTACCTGTCAGAGTAG
- the ndufb10 gene encoding NADH dehydrogenase [ubiquinone] 1 beta subcomplex subunit 10, protein MPSDHEKDAYPQPPRQTPVVDKQTALPNPAVILSKLFYYSVDVPVTTFRDAVDSIRSKNRPVFYHQKFRRVPDLTECEHGDYLCYYEAEMQWRRDYKVDQEILKVVQERMRACQQREGPSYQQNCAPEIKQFNEVTHSYGSRYGDLGAYASGRKCLMKQKERMMAAQAQSV, encoded by the exons ATGCCGTCAGACCACGAGAAAGACGCATATCCGCAGCCTCCACGGCAGACTCCGGTTGTGGACAAACAGACTGCATTGCCAAACCCGGCCGTGATTCTGTCTAAACTCTTCTATTACTCCGTGGACGTGCCTGTCACTACATTTAGAG ATGCTGTTGACAGTATCCGGTCTAAAAACAGGCCGGTCTTCTACCACCAGAAGTTCCGCCGTGTTCCTGACCTGACGGAGTGCGAGCACGGAGATTACCTCTGCTACTACGAGGCTGAGATGCAGTGGAGGAGAGACTA CAAAGTGGACCAGGAGATTTTGAAGGTGGTCCAGGAGCGTATGAGGGCCTGCCAGCAGAGGGAAGGGCCGAGCTACCAGCAGAACTGTGCCCCTGAAATAAAGCAGTTCAACGAGGTGACCCACAGCTACGGGTCAAGAT ATGGAGACCTGGGAGCTTACGCCAGTGGGAGAAAATGTCTAATGAAGCAAAAAGAACGGATGATGGCTGCGCAGGCCCAGAGTGTTTAA
- the rps2 gene encoding 40S ribosomal protein S2 has product MADDAGGRGGFRGGFGDRGRGRGRGRGRGRGRGRGARGGKSEDKEWVPVTKLGRLVKDLKIKSLEEIYLYSLPIKESEIIDFFLGSGLKDEVLKIMPVQKQTRAGQRTRFKAFVAIGDYNGHVGLGVKCSKEVATAIRGAIILAKLSIVPVRRGYWGNKIGKPHTVPCKVTGRCGSVLVRLIPAPRGTGIVSAPVPKKLLTMAGIDDCYTSARGCTATLGNFAKATFDAICKTYSYLTPDLWKETVFTKSPYQEFTDHLAKTHARLPLQRGQSVSTPTA; this is encoded by the exons ATGGCGGACGACGCCGGTGGTAGAGGAGGTTTTCGCGGAGGGTTCGGGGATCGTGGTCGCGGCCGGGGCCGTGGACGCGGGAGAGGCCGCGGCAGGGGTCGTGGGGCCCGCGGCGGCAAGTCCGAGGACAAGGAA TGGGTGCCAGTCACCAAGCTCGGCCGCCTGGTGAAGGACCTGAAGATCAAATCCCTGGAGGAGATCTACCTGTACTCACTGCCCATCAAG gagTCAGAGATCATCGATTTCTTCCTGGGTTCTGGTCTGAAGGACGAGGTGCTCAAGATCATGCCCGTCCAGAAGCAGACCAGGGCTGGTCAGCGCACCAGGTTCAAG GCCTTTGTTGCCATCGGTGACTACAATGGTCATGTGGGGCTTGGGGTGAAGTGCTCCAAAGAGGTGGCTACAGCCATCCGTGGCGCTATCATCCTGGCCAAGCTGTCAATCGTTCCCGTCAGGAGAGGTTATTGGGGTAACAAGATCGGCAAGCCCCACACCGTGCCCTGCAAGGTGACTGGCCGCTGTGGCTCTGTCCTGGTGCGTCTCATCCCAGCCCCCCGTGGTACTGGTATTGTGTCCGCCCCTGTGCCCAAGAAGCTGCTCACCATGGCTGGTATTGATGATTGCTACACCTCTGCCAGGGGCTGCACTGCCACCCTCGGCAACTTTG cTAAGGCCACCTTCGATGCAATCTGCAAGACTTACAGCtatctgacccctgacctgtgGAAGGAGACTGTCTTTACAAAGTCTCCATACCAGGAGTTCACTGACCATCTGGCAAAGACCCACGCCAGGTTGCCATTGCAGAGGGGACAGTCTGTCAGCACCCCTACCGCCTAA
- the rnf151 gene encoding RING finger protein 151, giving the protein MADPEVSTQSGGYDVELFVDTPDYDLVCTICQGVLRCPVRAACHHIFCKKCILQWLKRQETCPCCRKTINPSLIFVMFKLSKSIGRMKIKCKNEIRGCAETFSLSEQYRHSMSCLYELIPCPYQGCRAQLLRRDLDTHARHCEHWRQPCHMGCGTILSHSTQAQHNCYKQLRQEYEVRQRNHRAIATALQRKMRRMQSTMAHMKRQIGLICESLEVMDDLHEVEEEDLGESSGSSSGTPGSNNSNG; this is encoded by the exons ATG GCAGACCCAGAAGTGTCAACACAGAGTGGGGGCTATGATGTGGAGCTGTTTGTGGACACTCCAGACTACGATCTGGTCTGTACCATATGCCAGGGGGTCCTCAGGTGTCCAGTAAGAGCTGCCTGCCACCACATATTCTGCAAGAAATGCATCTTACAGTGGCTAAAGAG GCAGGAGACCTGCCCCTGCTGCAGGAAAACTATAAACCCAAGCTTGATCTTTGTCATGTTCAAGCTGAGCAAATCTATTGGACGCATGAAGATCAAG TGTAAGAATGAGATCCGTGGCTGTGCAgagaccttctctctctctgagcagtACCGCCACAGCATGAGCTGTCTGTACGAGCTGATTCCATGCCCGTACCAGGGCTGCCGAGCGCAGCTCCTCCGCAGAGACCTGGACACCCATGCACGCCATTGTGAGCACTGGCGTCAGCCCTGCCACATGGGCTGCGGGACGATTCTCTCCCACAGCACCCAGGCCCAACACAACTGCTACAAGCAACTGAGGCAGGagtatgaggtcagacagaGGAACCACAGGGCCATCGCTACTGCCCtgcagaggaagatgaggaggatgcaGAGCACCATGGCGCACATGAAGAGGCAGATAGGGCTCATCTGTGAAAGCCTGGAAGTGATGGACGATCTGCATGAAGTGGAAGAGGAGGACCTTGGAGAGAGCAGTGGCAGCTCCAGTGGGACTCCAGGTAGCAACAACAGTAACGGCTGA